DNA sequence from the Synergistota bacterium genome:
TCGAATATAGCGGTTGGGAGCCCTCTAAAAACCCTCATATAGATCTCTTCTTCCTTAGAAAGCTTAAAAATCGCTCCCGATAGAAATCTCCGCTGATGCTCATCGCGAAGGACTTTACCTCTTAAAATTCCGCAAAAATCGCTTCCTTTTTTAGATGAGAAGATACATGCGAAATCAAAAAGATCCCCCTCCGCCTCTGCTATATCAAGGAGCTTTCCGTAGAAGGCCTTTCTTTCCTCAATATCTTTTTCCTTCCAAAAGAATTCCCATATATACCTTTTCCCTGCTATCTCCCGCGGAGAATCGAAACCGAGGAGGTAAGCTCCTGAATCATTTATAAAGAGGATTAAACCAATCTCATCAAGCTTCAAAAGCCCAATCCCTAAGATCTCAATTAACTCCGCCTCTGGGGAGGTATCCATATCGCTCACGGAGGACAAAAAGCAATTTCACTCCTTCCACTATCGATCTTCTTCCTTTTCAGAACTTATTTTAATATCCTTTCAGATAATTTTCAAGTAAGCTGATGTTCTAAATACCATATAACTTTTCTATTATCTTCCTTATATTCCTTACATGTTCAAGATCTGCCTTATAAGCCTCCTCCTCATCCCTACGGGCTATAGCCTCATAAATTCTTTTATGCTCCTTAAAGGATTTTTCCTTTCTACCGGGAACTTTAAGGGTGCTTTCCCTTAAGCCCTTTATTATGTTAAGATAATCCATCGTTATATTTATAAGCAGAAAGTTATGCGTTGCCTTAGCAACCTCGAGGTGAAAATCCTGATCATACTTTATAAGCTCACTCATCCTTATATCCTTCTTACCCTCCACTCTCTCTATGACCCTTCTTATACGTTCAACATCTTCCTGAGTAGCGCTTCTTGCAGCATACCTCGTTATGGATGGCTCAAGAAGCTCTCGCGCAACTATGGTTTCATAAAAAATCTTAGGGCTATCCTTATCCATATACGGAATAGATCTCACAAACCGTCCCCTACCAAGCACGGTTTCAACCAATCCCATTGACTCAAGAAGCCTGAAAGCTTCCCTCAAGGAAGCCCTGCTAACGCCGAACCTCCTTAAAAGCTCTTCCTCGGAAGGAAGCCTTTCACCAGGCTTAAGCCTGCCTTCCAGTATCCAGCTCTTTATCTCCTCTGCAACCTCTTCATAAACCCTTCTCGTTCTGAACGCACTCATTAGAGCAGTAACTCCCTCGGATTCATCTTTAACATTATGTCTATTTCACTCTCCATTATACCAGCTTTCATCAATTCCCTTACATAGCTTCCTAATCCAGAAATTGGGTCAGGGTTATAAACCTGACCGAGATCGGAAGATATAATCGTGCTTTGGACTCCCACAAATTTTATAGCGCATGCTATATCCCTCACAGGAACCCCATTCTTACCGGAAATCGTTGCAACATAGAAGCACCTTTCAAAATAAACACCTCTTTTGGAAAGCTCCTTTTGAATATCAAGGGGCACTCTCGTTATCCAAAACTCAGGATGAGTAACCAATATCTTTTGAACCCCTCTTCTTAAAGCCTCCTCTATTAAAATTAAAATCTCTCTGAGCGAAAGATGACCCGTTCCCAAAATAGCGGCGCCTTTAGAAATCATATCCAAAATGTCATAAACCTCATCTTTCAATCTACCATCTTCTCGTAATATAGTTATGCCTTCATAAGAAGGTTTACCCTCCTTTTCAAGGTGATTAACCGCATCAACGGTAGGCATCCACACCTCTTTAGCCCCAAGTTTCAAAGCAACCTCAACCGCTTCGGGGTTTAAGCCACCAACACTGTTATTCAAAACGATTCCACCATAAACTTTTGTCTTCCGCACGAGCTTCTGAACTATAATTGCCCTCGATACAGTAGGTTCGAAGTGATTCTTCAAAAGCACACCTGCCATACCAGCCTTTTCCGCAGCTCTAACAAGCTCCAAATCAGAAAGTTTTCTCGGAACAATATCTGGAGATGTGTGAACGTGCATATCTATAGCACCTTCAAGCAAGAAAAGTCACC
Encoded proteins:
- a CDS encoding FadR family transcriptional regulator encodes the protein MSAFRTRRVYEEVAEEIKSWILEGRLKPGERLPSEEELLRRFGVSRASLREAFRLLESMGLVETVLGRGRFVRSIPYMDKDSPKIFYETIVARELLEPSITRYAARSATQEDVERIRRVIERVEGKKDIRMSELIKYDQDFHLEVAKATHNFLLINITMDYLNIIKGLRESTLKVPGRKEKSFKEHKRIYEAIARRDEEEAYKADLEHVRNIRKIIEKLYGI